The following are encoded together in the Osmia lignaria lignaria isolate PbOS001 chromosome 13, iyOsmLign1, whole genome shotgun sequence genome:
- the LOC117602576 gene encoding uncharacterized protein LOC117602576 isoform X1, whose amino-acid sequence MTDSQYSNYQQHGYNQYSQPPPSGGQDTSYPPPSTGGGGSYNQYSQPPPNSGSNYGSYNSYNSSSGPDYNQSQNQNNYNPNSYGGGGSSGSNSGGGGYSGTYGHGGGSSGSYRNSSSGGYGGGQGGGGRYGDRGGYSDRSGGGYNSGGGRGGYNKGGYGDRGGGNDGMVTQEDTIFVSGMDPSISEEEICQHFGAIGIIKHDKRTGKPKVWMYKDKNTGKSKGEATVTYDDQNAARSAIDWFDGKEFKGRTIKVQIAQHKSNWQGSRSGGSRGGGGGGGGRGRGGFGSRGGGGDRDDHHRGSGDDRRDGGGRGGDWRCPNPECGNTNFAWRDQCNLCKSLKPEGAGGGGGGGGGGGRGNRGGDRGGRGGFRSDRGGRGGDRGGRGSFRGGDRGGRGGRGGPMRGGGGRGDRDRDRQRPY is encoded by the exons ATGACGGACAGCC AGTATTCAAATTACCAACAGCATGGGTACAATCAGTACAGCCAACCACCACCTTCTGGTGGTCAGGATACTTCGTATCCACCGCCTTCTACTGGTGGTGGTGGCAGTTACAATCAATATAGTCAACCACCACCAAACAGTGGAAGCAATTATGGAAGTTACAACAGTTACAATTCCAGCAGTGGCCCAGActacaatcaatcacaaaatcAAAACAATTACAACCCAAACAGTTATGGTGGTGGAGGCAGTTCGGGAAGTAATAGCGGAGGTGGCGGTTATAGTGGAACCTATGGGCACGGAGGTGGAAGCAGTGGAAGCTATCGTAATAGCTCCAGTGGAGGCTATGGTGGAG GCCAAGGAGGTGGTGGTAGATACGGAGATCGTGGGGGATACAGTGACCGCTCTGGTGGTGGATATAA CAGTGGCGGTGGCCGTGGTGGTTATAACAAAG GGGGCTACGGTGACCGTGGCGGTGGCAACGATGGAATGGTTACGCAAGAGGATACTATTTTTGTATCTGGTATGGATCCTTCAATTTCGGAAGAAGAAATTTGTCAACACTTTGGAGCTATTGGTATAATCAAA CATGACAAACGAACCGGAAAACCTAAAGTGTGGATGTACAAAGACAAGAACACCGGTAAATCAAAGGGTGAAGCCACCGTGACTTACGACGATCAGAACGCTGCACGTTCTGCGATCGACTGGTTCGACGGCAAAGAATTTAAAGGACGTACTATAAAAGTACAAATTGCTCAACACAAGAGTAACTGGCAAGGTAGCCGTAGCGGTGGAAGTCGTGGAggcggtggaggaggaggaggtcgaGGTCGAGGTGGTTTTGGAAGCCGTGGAGGTGGTGGTGACAGAGACGATCATCATCGTGGTAGTGGTGATGACCGACGCGATGGAGGAGGTCGTGGAGGAGACTGGAG GTGTCCCAATCCAGAATGCGGTAACACGAACTTTGCTTGGAGAGATCAGTGTAATCTCTGCAAAAGTCTAAAACCGGAAGGTGCtggtggtggcggcggcggaggtggtggtggtggacgAGGAAATCGCGGTGGTGATCGAGGTGGCCGTGGTGGTTTCAGAAGCGACAGAGGCGGTCGTGGCGGTGACAGGGGCGGCCGAGGAAGTTTTCGTGGCGGTGATAGGGGAGGAAGAGGAGGTCGGGGTGGTCCAATGAGAGGCGGCGGCGG CCGTGGAGATAGAGACAGGGATCGTCAGCGTCCGTATTAA
- the LOC117602576 gene encoding uncharacterized protein LOC117602576 isoform X2, with protein MTDSQYSNYQQHGYNQYSQPPPSGGQDTSYPPPSTGGGGSYNQYSQPPPNSGSNYGSYNSYNSSSGPDYNQSQNQNNYNPNSYGGGGSSGSNSGGGGYSGTYGHGGGSSGSYRNSSSGGYGGGQGGGGRYGDRGGYSDRSGGGYNGGGRGGYNKGGYGDRGGGNDGMVTQEDTIFVSGMDPSISEEEICQHFGAIGIIKHDKRTGKPKVWMYKDKNTGKSKGEATVTYDDQNAARSAIDWFDGKEFKGRTIKVQIAQHKSNWQGSRSGGSRGGGGGGGGRGRGGFGSRGGGGDRDDHHRGSGDDRRDGGGRGGDWRCPNPECGNTNFAWRDQCNLCKSLKPEGAGGGGGGGGGGGRGNRGGDRGGRGGFRSDRGGRGGDRGGRGSFRGGDRGGRGGRGGPMRGGGGRGDRDRDRQRPY; from the exons ATGACGGACAGCC AGTATTCAAATTACCAACAGCATGGGTACAATCAGTACAGCCAACCACCACCTTCTGGTGGTCAGGATACTTCGTATCCACCGCCTTCTACTGGTGGTGGTGGCAGTTACAATCAATATAGTCAACCACCACCAAACAGTGGAAGCAATTATGGAAGTTACAACAGTTACAATTCCAGCAGTGGCCCAGActacaatcaatcacaaaatcAAAACAATTACAACCCAAACAGTTATGGTGGTGGAGGCAGTTCGGGAAGTAATAGCGGAGGTGGCGGTTATAGTGGAACCTATGGGCACGGAGGTGGAAGCAGTGGAAGCTATCGTAATAGCTCCAGTGGAGGCTATGGTGGAG GCCAAGGAGGTGGTGGTAGATACGGAGATCGTGGGGGATACAGTGACCGCTCTGGTGGTGGATATAA TGGCGGTGGCCGTGGTGGTTATAACAAAG GGGGCTACGGTGACCGTGGCGGTGGCAACGATGGAATGGTTACGCAAGAGGATACTATTTTTGTATCTGGTATGGATCCTTCAATTTCGGAAGAAGAAATTTGTCAACACTTTGGAGCTATTGGTATAATCAAA CATGACAAACGAACCGGAAAACCTAAAGTGTGGATGTACAAAGACAAGAACACCGGTAAATCAAAGGGTGAAGCCACCGTGACTTACGACGATCAGAACGCTGCACGTTCTGCGATCGACTGGTTCGACGGCAAAGAATTTAAAGGACGTACTATAAAAGTACAAATTGCTCAACACAAGAGTAACTGGCAAGGTAGCCGTAGCGGTGGAAGTCGTGGAggcggtggaggaggaggaggtcgaGGTCGAGGTGGTTTTGGAAGCCGTGGAGGTGGTGGTGACAGAGACGATCATCATCGTGGTAGTGGTGATGACCGACGCGATGGAGGAGGTCGTGGAGGAGACTGGAG GTGTCCCAATCCAGAATGCGGTAACACGAACTTTGCTTGGAGAGATCAGTGTAATCTCTGCAAAAGTCTAAAACCGGAAGGTGCtggtggtggcggcggcggaggtggtggtggtggacgAGGAAATCGCGGTGGTGATCGAGGTGGCCGTGGTGGTTTCAGAAGCGACAGAGGCGGTCGTGGCGGTGACAGGGGCGGCCGAGGAAGTTTTCGTGGCGGTGATAGGGGAGGAAGAGGAGGTCGGGGTGGTCCAATGAGAGGCGGCGGCGG CCGTGGAGATAGAGACAGGGATCGTCAGCGTCCGTATTAA
- the LOC117602576 gene encoding uncharacterized protein LOC117602576 isoform X5, whose protein sequence is MTDSQYSNYQQHGSGPDYNQSQNQNNYNPNSYGGGGSSGSNSGGGGYSGTYGHGGGSSGSYRNSSSGGYGGGQGGGGRYGDRGGYSDRSGGGYNSGGGRGGYNKGGYGDRGGGNDGMVTQEDTIFVSGMDPSISEEEICQHFGAIGIIKHDKRTGKPKVWMYKDKNTGKSKGEATVTYDDQNAARSAIDWFDGKEFKGRTIKVQIAQHKSNWQGSRSGGSRGGGGGGGGRGRGGFGSRGGGGDRDDHHRGSGDDRRDGGGRGGDWRCPNPECGNTNFAWRDQCNLCKSLKPEGAGGGGGGGGGGGRGNRGGDRGGRGGFRSDRGGRGGDRGGRGSFRGGDRGGRGGRGGPMRGGGGRGDRDRDRQRPY, encoded by the exons ATGACGGACAGCC AGTATTCAAATTACCAACAGCATGG CAGTGGCCCAGActacaatcaatcacaaaatcAAAACAATTACAACCCAAACAGTTATGGTGGTGGAGGCAGTTCGGGAAGTAATAGCGGAGGTGGCGGTTATAGTGGAACCTATGGGCACGGAGGTGGAAGCAGTGGAAGCTATCGTAATAGCTCCAGTGGAGGCTATGGTGGAG GCCAAGGAGGTGGTGGTAGATACGGAGATCGTGGGGGATACAGTGACCGCTCTGGTGGTGGATATAA CAGTGGCGGTGGCCGTGGTGGTTATAACAAAG GGGGCTACGGTGACCGTGGCGGTGGCAACGATGGAATGGTTACGCAAGAGGATACTATTTTTGTATCTGGTATGGATCCTTCAATTTCGGAAGAAGAAATTTGTCAACACTTTGGAGCTATTGGTATAATCAAA CATGACAAACGAACCGGAAAACCTAAAGTGTGGATGTACAAAGACAAGAACACCGGTAAATCAAAGGGTGAAGCCACCGTGACTTACGACGATCAGAACGCTGCACGTTCTGCGATCGACTGGTTCGACGGCAAAGAATTTAAAGGACGTACTATAAAAGTACAAATTGCTCAACACAAGAGTAACTGGCAAGGTAGCCGTAGCGGTGGAAGTCGTGGAggcggtggaggaggaggaggtcgaGGTCGAGGTGGTTTTGGAAGCCGTGGAGGTGGTGGTGACAGAGACGATCATCATCGTGGTAGTGGTGATGACCGACGCGATGGAGGAGGTCGTGGAGGAGACTGGAG GTGTCCCAATCCAGAATGCGGTAACACGAACTTTGCTTGGAGAGATCAGTGTAATCTCTGCAAAAGTCTAAAACCGGAAGGTGCtggtggtggcggcggcggaggtggtggtggtggacgAGGAAATCGCGGTGGTGATCGAGGTGGCCGTGGTGGTTTCAGAAGCGACAGAGGCGGTCGTGGCGGTGACAGGGGCGGCCGAGGAAGTTTTCGTGGCGGTGATAGGGGAGGAAGAGGAGGTCGGGGTGGTCCAATGAGAGGCGGCGGCGG CCGTGGAGATAGAGACAGGGATCGTCAGCGTCCGTATTAA
- the LOC117602576 gene encoding uncharacterized protein LOC117602576 isoform X6 encodes MTDSQYSNYQQHGGPDYNQSQNQNNYNPNSYGGGGSSGSNSGGGGYSGTYGHGGGSSGSYRNSSSGGYGGGQGGGGRYGDRGGYSDRSGGGYNSGGGRGGYNKGGYGDRGGGNDGMVTQEDTIFVSGMDPSISEEEICQHFGAIGIIKHDKRTGKPKVWMYKDKNTGKSKGEATVTYDDQNAARSAIDWFDGKEFKGRTIKVQIAQHKSNWQGSRSGGSRGGGGGGGGRGRGGFGSRGGGGDRDDHHRGSGDDRRDGGGRGGDWRCPNPECGNTNFAWRDQCNLCKSLKPEGAGGGGGGGGGGGRGNRGGDRGGRGGFRSDRGGRGGDRGGRGSFRGGDRGGRGGRGGPMRGGGGRGDRDRDRQRPY; translated from the exons ATGACGGACAGCC AGTATTCAAATTACCAACAGCATGG TGGCCCAGActacaatcaatcacaaaatcAAAACAATTACAACCCAAACAGTTATGGTGGTGGAGGCAGTTCGGGAAGTAATAGCGGAGGTGGCGGTTATAGTGGAACCTATGGGCACGGAGGTGGAAGCAGTGGAAGCTATCGTAATAGCTCCAGTGGAGGCTATGGTGGAG GCCAAGGAGGTGGTGGTAGATACGGAGATCGTGGGGGATACAGTGACCGCTCTGGTGGTGGATATAA CAGTGGCGGTGGCCGTGGTGGTTATAACAAAG GGGGCTACGGTGACCGTGGCGGTGGCAACGATGGAATGGTTACGCAAGAGGATACTATTTTTGTATCTGGTATGGATCCTTCAATTTCGGAAGAAGAAATTTGTCAACACTTTGGAGCTATTGGTATAATCAAA CATGACAAACGAACCGGAAAACCTAAAGTGTGGATGTACAAAGACAAGAACACCGGTAAATCAAAGGGTGAAGCCACCGTGACTTACGACGATCAGAACGCTGCACGTTCTGCGATCGACTGGTTCGACGGCAAAGAATTTAAAGGACGTACTATAAAAGTACAAATTGCTCAACACAAGAGTAACTGGCAAGGTAGCCGTAGCGGTGGAAGTCGTGGAggcggtggaggaggaggaggtcgaGGTCGAGGTGGTTTTGGAAGCCGTGGAGGTGGTGGTGACAGAGACGATCATCATCGTGGTAGTGGTGATGACCGACGCGATGGAGGAGGTCGTGGAGGAGACTGGAG GTGTCCCAATCCAGAATGCGGTAACACGAACTTTGCTTGGAGAGATCAGTGTAATCTCTGCAAAAGTCTAAAACCGGAAGGTGCtggtggtggcggcggcggaggtggtggtggtggacgAGGAAATCGCGGTGGTGATCGAGGTGGCCGTGGTGGTTTCAGAAGCGACAGAGGCGGTCGTGGCGGTGACAGGGGCGGCCGAGGAAGTTTTCGTGGCGGTGATAGGGGAGGAAGAGGAGGTCGGGGTGGTCCAATGAGAGGCGGCGGCGG CCGTGGAGATAGAGACAGGGATCGTCAGCGTCCGTATTAA
- the LOC117602576 gene encoding uncharacterized protein LOC117602576 isoform X4: MTDSQYSNYQQHGYNQYSQPPPSGGQDTSYPPPSTGGGGSYNQYSQPPPNSGSNYGSYNSYNSSSGPDYNQSQNQNNYNPNSYGGGGSSGSNSGGGGYSGTYGHGGGSSGSYRNSSSGGYGGGGYGDRGGGNDGMVTQEDTIFVSGMDPSISEEEICQHFGAIGIIKHDKRTGKPKVWMYKDKNTGKSKGEATVTYDDQNAARSAIDWFDGKEFKGRTIKVQIAQHKSNWQGSRSGGSRGGGGGGGGRGRGGFGSRGGGGDRDDHHRGSGDDRRDGGGRGGDWRCPNPECGNTNFAWRDQCNLCKSLKPEGAGGGGGGGGGGGRGNRGGDRGGRGGFRSDRGGRGGDRGGRGSFRGGDRGGRGGRGGPMRGGGGRGDRDRDRQRPY, from the exons ATGACGGACAGCC AGTATTCAAATTACCAACAGCATGGGTACAATCAGTACAGCCAACCACCACCTTCTGGTGGTCAGGATACTTCGTATCCACCGCCTTCTACTGGTGGTGGTGGCAGTTACAATCAATATAGTCAACCACCACCAAACAGTGGAAGCAATTATGGAAGTTACAACAGTTACAATTCCAGCAGTGGCCCAGActacaatcaatcacaaaatcAAAACAATTACAACCCAAACAGTTATGGTGGTGGAGGCAGTTCGGGAAGTAATAGCGGAGGTGGCGGTTATAGTGGAACCTATGGGCACGGAGGTGGAAGCAGTGGAAGCTATCGTAATAGCTCCAGTGGAGGCTATGGTGGAG GGGGCTACGGTGACCGTGGCGGTGGCAACGATGGAATGGTTACGCAAGAGGATACTATTTTTGTATCTGGTATGGATCCTTCAATTTCGGAAGAAGAAATTTGTCAACACTTTGGAGCTATTGGTATAATCAAA CATGACAAACGAACCGGAAAACCTAAAGTGTGGATGTACAAAGACAAGAACACCGGTAAATCAAAGGGTGAAGCCACCGTGACTTACGACGATCAGAACGCTGCACGTTCTGCGATCGACTGGTTCGACGGCAAAGAATTTAAAGGACGTACTATAAAAGTACAAATTGCTCAACACAAGAGTAACTGGCAAGGTAGCCGTAGCGGTGGAAGTCGTGGAggcggtggaggaggaggaggtcgaGGTCGAGGTGGTTTTGGAAGCCGTGGAGGTGGTGGTGACAGAGACGATCATCATCGTGGTAGTGGTGATGACCGACGCGATGGAGGAGGTCGTGGAGGAGACTGGAG GTGTCCCAATCCAGAATGCGGTAACACGAACTTTGCTTGGAGAGATCAGTGTAATCTCTGCAAAAGTCTAAAACCGGAAGGTGCtggtggtggcggcggcggaggtggtggtggtggacgAGGAAATCGCGGTGGTGATCGAGGTGGCCGTGGTGGTTTCAGAAGCGACAGAGGCGGTCGTGGCGGTGACAGGGGCGGCCGAGGAAGTTTTCGTGGCGGTGATAGGGGAGGAAGAGGAGGTCGGGGTGGTCCAATGAGAGGCGGCGGCGG CCGTGGAGATAGAGACAGGGATCGTCAGCGTCCGTATTAA
- the LOC117602576 gene encoding RNA-binding protein cabeza isoform X8 produces the protein MVAQTTINHKIKTITTQTVMVVEAVREVIAEVAVIVEPMGTEVEAVEAIVIAPVEAMVEAKEVVVDTEIVGDTVTALVVDIRGYGDRGGGNDGMVTQEDTIFVSGMDPSISEEEICQHFGAIGIIKHDKRTGKPKVWMYKDKNTGKSKGEATVTYDDQNAARSAIDWFDGKEFKGRTIKVQIAQHKSNWQGSRSGGSRGGGGGGGGRGRGGFGSRGGGGDRDDHHRGSGDDRRDGGGRGGDWRCPNPECGNTNFAWRDQCNLCKSLKPEGAGGGGGGGGGGGRGNRGGDRGGRGGFRSDRGGRGGDRGGRGSFRGGDRGGRGGRGGPMRGGGGRGDRDRDRQRPY, from the exons ATGG TGGCCCAGActacaatcaatcacaaaatcAAAACAATTACAACCCAAACAGTTATGGTGGTGGAGGCAGTTCGGGAAGTAATAGCGGAGGTGGCGGTTATAGTGGAACCTATGGGCACGGAGGTGGAAGCAGTGGAAGCTATCGTAATAGCTCCAGTGGAGGCTATGGTGGAG GCCAAGGAGGTGGTGGTAGATACGGAGATCGTGGGGGATACAGTGACCGCTCTGGTGGTGGATATAA GGGGCTACGGTGACCGTGGCGGTGGCAACGATGGAATGGTTACGCAAGAGGATACTATTTTTGTATCTGGTATGGATCCTTCAATTTCGGAAGAAGAAATTTGTCAACACTTTGGAGCTATTGGTATAATCAAA CATGACAAACGAACCGGAAAACCTAAAGTGTGGATGTACAAAGACAAGAACACCGGTAAATCAAAGGGTGAAGCCACCGTGACTTACGACGATCAGAACGCTGCACGTTCTGCGATCGACTGGTTCGACGGCAAAGAATTTAAAGGACGTACTATAAAAGTACAAATTGCTCAACACAAGAGTAACTGGCAAGGTAGCCGTAGCGGTGGAAGTCGTGGAggcggtggaggaggaggaggtcgaGGTCGAGGTGGTTTTGGAAGCCGTGGAGGTGGTGGTGACAGAGACGATCATCATCGTGGTAGTGGTGATGACCGACGCGATGGAGGAGGTCGTGGAGGAGACTGGAG GTGTCCCAATCCAGAATGCGGTAACACGAACTTTGCTTGGAGAGATCAGTGTAATCTCTGCAAAAGTCTAAAACCGGAAGGTGCtggtggtggcggcggcggaggtggtggtggtggacgAGGAAATCGCGGTGGTGATCGAGGTGGCCGTGGTGGTTTCAGAAGCGACAGAGGCGGTCGTGGCGGTGACAGGGGCGGCCGAGGAAGTTTTCGTGGCGGTGATAGGGGAGGAAGAGGAGGTCGGGGTGGTCCAATGAGAGGCGGCGGCGG CCGTGGAGATAGAGACAGGGATCGTCAGCGTCCGTATTAA
- the LOC117602576 gene encoding uncharacterized protein LOC117602576 isoform X3: MGTISTANHHLLVVRILRIHRLLLVVVAVTINIVNHHQTVEAIMEVTTVTIPAVAQTTINHKIKTITTQTVMVVEAVREVIAEVAVIVEPMGTEVEAVEAIVIAPVEAMVEAKEVVVDTEIVGDTVTALVVDIRGYGDRGGGNDGMVTQEDTIFVSGMDPSISEEEICQHFGAIGIIKHDKRTGKPKVWMYKDKNTGKSKGEATVTYDDQNAARSAIDWFDGKEFKGRTIKVQIAQHKSNWQGSRSGGSRGGGGGGGGRGRGGFGSRGGGGDRDDHHRGSGDDRRDGGGRGGDWRCPNPECGNTNFAWRDQCNLCKSLKPEGAGGGGGGGGGGGRGNRGGDRGGRGGFRSDRGGRGGDRGGRGSFRGGDRGGRGGRGGPMRGGGGRGDRDRDRQRPY, from the exons ATGGGTACAATCAGTACAGCCAACCACCACCTTCTGGTGGTCAGGATACTTCGTATCCACCGCCTTCTACTGGTGGTGGTGGCAGTTACAATCAATATAGTCAACCACCACCAAACAGTGGAAGCAATTATGGAAGTTACAACAGTTACAATTCCAGCAGTGGCCCAGActacaatcaatcacaaaatcAAAACAATTACAACCCAAACAGTTATGGTGGTGGAGGCAGTTCGGGAAGTAATAGCGGAGGTGGCGGTTATAGTGGAACCTATGGGCACGGAGGTGGAAGCAGTGGAAGCTATCGTAATAGCTCCAGTGGAGGCTATGGTGGAG GCCAAGGAGGTGGTGGTAGATACGGAGATCGTGGGGGATACAGTGACCGCTCTGGTGGTGGATATAA GGGGCTACGGTGACCGTGGCGGTGGCAACGATGGAATGGTTACGCAAGAGGATACTATTTTTGTATCTGGTATGGATCCTTCAATTTCGGAAGAAGAAATTTGTCAACACTTTGGAGCTATTGGTATAATCAAA CATGACAAACGAACCGGAAAACCTAAAGTGTGGATGTACAAAGACAAGAACACCGGTAAATCAAAGGGTGAAGCCACCGTGACTTACGACGATCAGAACGCTGCACGTTCTGCGATCGACTGGTTCGACGGCAAAGAATTTAAAGGACGTACTATAAAAGTACAAATTGCTCAACACAAGAGTAACTGGCAAGGTAGCCGTAGCGGTGGAAGTCGTGGAggcggtggaggaggaggaggtcgaGGTCGAGGTGGTTTTGGAAGCCGTGGAGGTGGTGGTGACAGAGACGATCATCATCGTGGTAGTGGTGATGACCGACGCGATGGAGGAGGTCGTGGAGGAGACTGGAG GTGTCCCAATCCAGAATGCGGTAACACGAACTTTGCTTGGAGAGATCAGTGTAATCTCTGCAAAAGTCTAAAACCGGAAGGTGCtggtggtggcggcggcggaggtggtggtggtggacgAGGAAATCGCGGTGGTGATCGAGGTGGCCGTGGTGGTTTCAGAAGCGACAGAGGCGGTCGTGGCGGTGACAGGGGCGGCCGAGGAAGTTTTCGTGGCGGTGATAGGGGAGGAAGAGGAGGTCGGGGTGGTCCAATGAGAGGCGGCGGCGG CCGTGGAGATAGAGACAGGGATCGTCAGCGTCCGTATTAA
- the LOC117602576 gene encoding RNA-binding protein cabeza isoform X7, which translates to MAVAQTTINHKIKTITTQTVMVVEAVREVIAEVAVIVEPMGTEVEAVEAIVIAPVEAMVEAKEVVVDTEIVGDTVTALVVDIRGYGDRGGGNDGMVTQEDTIFVSGMDPSISEEEICQHFGAIGIIKHDKRTGKPKVWMYKDKNTGKSKGEATVTYDDQNAARSAIDWFDGKEFKGRTIKVQIAQHKSNWQGSRSGGSRGGGGGGGGRGRGGFGSRGGGGDRDDHHRGSGDDRRDGGGRGGDWRCPNPECGNTNFAWRDQCNLCKSLKPEGAGGGGGGGGGGGRGNRGGDRGGRGGFRSDRGGRGGDRGGRGSFRGGDRGGRGGRGGPMRGGGGRGDRDRDRQRPY; encoded by the exons ATGG CAGTGGCCCAGActacaatcaatcacaaaatcAAAACAATTACAACCCAAACAGTTATGGTGGTGGAGGCAGTTCGGGAAGTAATAGCGGAGGTGGCGGTTATAGTGGAACCTATGGGCACGGAGGTGGAAGCAGTGGAAGCTATCGTAATAGCTCCAGTGGAGGCTATGGTGGAG GCCAAGGAGGTGGTGGTAGATACGGAGATCGTGGGGGATACAGTGACCGCTCTGGTGGTGGATATAA GGGGCTACGGTGACCGTGGCGGTGGCAACGATGGAATGGTTACGCAAGAGGATACTATTTTTGTATCTGGTATGGATCCTTCAATTTCGGAAGAAGAAATTTGTCAACACTTTGGAGCTATTGGTATAATCAAA CATGACAAACGAACCGGAAAACCTAAAGTGTGGATGTACAAAGACAAGAACACCGGTAAATCAAAGGGTGAAGCCACCGTGACTTACGACGATCAGAACGCTGCACGTTCTGCGATCGACTGGTTCGACGGCAAAGAATTTAAAGGACGTACTATAAAAGTACAAATTGCTCAACACAAGAGTAACTGGCAAGGTAGCCGTAGCGGTGGAAGTCGTGGAggcggtggaggaggaggaggtcgaGGTCGAGGTGGTTTTGGAAGCCGTGGAGGTGGTGGTGACAGAGACGATCATCATCGTGGTAGTGGTGATGACCGACGCGATGGAGGAGGTCGTGGAGGAGACTGGAG GTGTCCCAATCCAGAATGCGGTAACACGAACTTTGCTTGGAGAGATCAGTGTAATCTCTGCAAAAGTCTAAAACCGGAAGGTGCtggtggtggcggcggcggaggtggtggtggtggacgAGGAAATCGCGGTGGTGATCGAGGTGGCCGTGGTGGTTTCAGAAGCGACAGAGGCGGTCGTGGCGGTGACAGGGGCGGCCGAGGAAGTTTTCGTGGCGGTGATAGGGGAGGAAGAGGAGGTCGGGGTGGTCCAATGAGAGGCGGCGGCGG CCGTGGAGATAGAGACAGGGATCGTCAGCGTCCGTATTAA
- the BI-1 gene encoding bax Inhibitor-1 gives MAAVLNNFVNSFTNRLESPVRQHLKNVYGCLSLSTLSAAAGAYIHLYTELLEANLLTTLGTFGLLFALISTPDNGKNQKLRLSYLLGFAFLSGLGLGPLLHLVISINPSIVITALIGTTVVFVSFSISSLLAERGRWLYLGGTLISLLNIMVLFSILNLFLRWSLFYQAHLYIGLFLMCGFVIYDTQLIIEKYHMGSKDFILHSFDLFIDFISIFRHLLIILTQKEISKEQRKRKN, from the exons ATGGCGGCGGtgttgaataattttgtaaattcctTCACGAACAGATT GGAATCACCGGTTAGACAACACTTAAAAAATGTCTACGGTTGTCTGTCCTTATCAACATTATCAGCTGCTGCAGGAGCTTATATTCATTTATACACAGAGCTCCTGGAGGCTAATTTATTAACCACTCTTGGTACTTTTGGTCTTCTTTTTGCTTTAATTAGCACACCAGATAAtggaaaaaatcaaaaattgCGGCTCAGCTATCTTCTgggatttgcatttttatctGGGCTTGGATTGGGTCCTTTACTTCATTTGGTCATAAGTATTAATCCAAGTATTGTAATAACTGCGCTTATAG GAACGACCGTTGTGTTTGTATCATTCAGTATTTCTTCTCTTTTGGCTGAACGAGGTCGTTGGCTGTACCTTGGCGGTACTCTAATTAGCTTACTAAATATTATGGTTCTGTTTTCAATTCTCAATCTCTTCCTCCGTTGGTCTTTGTTTTACCAAGCCCATTTATATATTGGATTATTCTTGATGTGTGGTTTTGTCATTTATGACACGCAATTGATCATTGAAAAATACCACATGGGCAGCAAAGATTTTATTCTGCATTCATTTGATCTTTTCATAGATTTCATTAGTATTTTCCGTCACCTTCTTATAATCCTTACACAGAAG GAAATATCAAAAGAACAGCGTAAACGCAAGAATTAA